In Cryptococcus gattii WM276 chromosome A, complete sequence, one genomic interval encodes:
- a CDS encoding VpsA, putative (Similar to TIGR gene model, INSD accession AAW41051.1) — protein MDQQLISLVNKLQDVFASIGVSNNIDLPQITVIGSQSSGKSSVLENIVGRDFLPRGTGIVTRRPLVLQLINRPATSKVNGDTKEKPEEALEKVQLNENNPDEWGEFLHLPGQKFHDFSQIREEIVRDTEKMTGKNAGISPNPINLRIFSPNVLTLTLVDLPGLTKVPVGDQPRDIEKQIRDMLMRFISKPNAIILAVTAANTDLANSDGLKLAREVDPEGSRTIGVLTKVDLMDQGTDVVDILAGRVIPLRLGYVPVVNRGQKDIDQSKSIASALENEKKFFENHPSYAGKAQYCGTPWLARKLNIILMHHIRNTLPDIKARISQQLAKYQTELAALGGPMGETNPGSVVLSTITEFCSEFRSAIDGNTNDLSLNELSGGARISFVFHELYNNGVKSIDPFDQVKDGDIRTILYNSSGSTPSLFVGATAFEVIVKQQIRRLEEPSLRCCALVYDELIRILGHLLGKTQTFKRYPELKDRFNLVVINFFKNCMQPTNKLVSDMVAMQACYVNTTHPDFIGGHKAMALVNERMNANKPPEKPADPKKLPPNALNNGKDLDADFKRDETSFFGSFFSKDKAPRKRPAAMEAPPPVIKPIASLNERELMETDVIKLLITSYFSVVKREMIDMIPKAITFNLVNYAKENLQRELLEHLYKPDVLDELLKESPDIVARRRECIKMVGALNSAEAIVAAV, from the exons ATGGATCAGCAACTCATCTCTCTCGTCAACAAG CTTCAAGATGTGTTTGCCTCGATAGGTGTTTCTAACAACATT GACTTGCCGCAAATCACGGTCATTGGCTCCCAAAGCAGTGGTAAATCGTCGGTTCTCGAA AATATCGTGGGCCGAGACTTCTTGCCACGAGGGACTGGCATTGTGACCCGTCGACCTCTA GTTCTGCAGCTCATCAATCGACCAGCGACGAGCAAAGTCAATGGTGATACCAAAGAGAAACCTGAAGAAGCATTGGAGAAAGTGCAACTGAATGAGAACAACCCTGACGAGTGGGGAGAGTTTCTCCATCTGCCTGGGCAGAAGTTCCATGACTTTTCTCAGATTCGAGAAGAAATCGTGAGAGACACTGAAAAAATGACCGGTAAAAATGCAG GTATTTCGCCCAACCCTATTAATCTTCGAATTTTCTCCCCCAATGTCTTAACCCTCACTCTTGTCGACCTTCCGGGCTTAACTAAGGTCCCTGTTGGTGATCAGCCTCGAGATATCGAGAAACAGATTCGTGACATGCTCATGCGCTTCATTTCCAAACCCAATGCCATCATTTTGGCCGTTACTGCCGCCAACACCGATCTGGCTAACTCGGATGGATTAAAGCTGGCTCGCGAAGTTGATCCAGAGGGTAGCAGAACTATTGGTGTTCTCACCAAAGTCGACCTGATGGATCAAGGCACAGATGTGGTGGATATCTTGGCCGGACGAGTCATTCCTTTGAGGCTTGGTTATGTCCCTGTGGTAAATCGTGGTCAGAAGGATATCGACCAGTCAAAATCTATCGCATCCGCATTGGAGAATGAAAAGAAGTTTTTCGAAAACCATCCGAGCTACGCAGGCAAGGCCCAGTATTGTGGTACGCCATGGTTGGCAAGGAAGCTAAATATC ATCTTGATGCACCACATTCGAAATACACTTCCTGATATCAAAGCTCGCATCAGCCAGCAACTTGCGAAATACCAAACCGAACTTGCTGCTCTTGGCGGACCAATGGGTGAAACCAATCCTGGAAGTGTAGTTCTTTCGACTATCACTGAGTTTTGTTCCGAATTCCGCTCAGCCATTGACGGCAACACCAATGATCTTTCCCTTAACGAGCTGTCAGGTGGTGCCCGAATCAGCTTTGTATTTCACGAATTGTACAACAATGGTGTCAAAAGCATTGATCCATTTGATCAAGTGAAGGATGGTGATATCCGGACAATTCTTTACAATTCTTCAGGATCGACTCCCTCATTATTTGTCGGTGCCACTGCTTTCGAGGTGATAGTCAAGCAACAAATTCGAAGGCTAGAGGAACCATCGTTGAGGTGCTGCGCTCTTGTGTATGATGAGTTGATTCGGATACTTGGTCACCTTTTGGGGAAGACT CAAACATTCAAACGATACCCCGAGCTCAAAGATCGGTTCAACCTCGTTGTCATCAACTTCTTCAAGAACTGCATGCAACCGACCAATAAGCTTGTCAGCGACATGGTCGCCATGCAGGCATGCTACGTCAACACCACCCATCCGGACTTCATTGGTGGTCACAAGGCCATGGCTCTCGTTAACGAGCGCATGAATGCGAACAAGCCCCCAGAGAAGCCGGCGGACCCCAAGAAGCTTCCCCCTAATGCCCTTAATAATGGCAAGGATCTTGATGCGGACTTTAAGAGAGACGAAACTAGTTTCTTTGGAAGCTTCTTCTCTAAAGACAAAGCTCCAAGGAAGCGTCCCGCAGCTATGGAAGCGCCACCTCCCGTTATCAAGCCTATTGCATCACTCAACGAACGGGAGCTGATGGAGACGGATGTGATCA AACTTTTAATCACCTCCTATTTCTCCGTTGTAAAGCGGGAAATGATTGACATGATTCCCAAAGCCATTACTTTCAATCTTGTCAATTATGCGAAGGAGAACCTTCAACGTGAACTTCTCGAACACCTGTACAAGCCCGATGTGTTGGATGAGCTTCTCAAGGAGTCTCCGGATATCGTCGCTCGTAGGAGAGAGTGCATCAAGATGGTCGGCGCACTTAACTCTGCCGAGGCAATTGTTGCAGCCGTCTAG
- a CDS encoding uncharacterized protein (Similar to TIGR gene model, INSD accession AAW41421.1), whose protein sequence is MSLSRAKSLANVDTLYSADSIEFCPFEGFQDLFICGTYQIVEPKEGGKKPDEDGSDDEQPPNQTQRVGRLLLFQVSQGHHLQELQKIETSAILDIKWSPNPKQEPQLAVADAKGRITVFGLDVETKRLRDVQKINVADETKLCLSLDFSNRRNSPDPTEIITSVSNGLLAHLIPVSSGYTLSSSWPAHDYEPWITTFDIDDPKTVWSGGDDCKLKRWDLREPSRPTFVNKNFEAGVTTITPSPHTPNLLAVGSYDENLRFFDARSATKPLLTIPMGGGIWRTRFHPSAERAGDLLVACMHAGFKIVHISQGMTGGDWETDYNMNGSVVKTFEEHSSLAYGADWSRLPMEEGESLVGTCSFYDHTMHLWRG, encoded by the exons ATGTCCCTCTCGAGAG CAAAATCACTCGCCAATGTTGATACTTTATACTCAGCCGACTCCATAGAGTTCTGTCCGTTTGAAGGCTTCCAGGATCTTTTTATTTGTGGTACTTATCAGATAGTGGAGCcgaaagaaggaggaaaaaaaCCGGACGAGGATGGTTCGGACGACGAACAGCCTCCAAATCAAACGCAGAGAGTAGGGAGGTTATTGCTATTCCAGGTTAGTCAGGGACATCACTT ACAAGAATTACAGAAAATTGAGACATCTGCAATACTAGACATCAAATGGTCTCCTAATCCTAAACAAGAGCCACAACTGGCAGTTGCAGATGCAAAAGGACGCATCACAGTCTTTGGGCTCGATGTGGAGACC AAACGTTTGAGGGACGTGCAAAAAATAAATGTTGCGGATGAGACAAAACTTTGCCTGTCGCTTGATTTTTCGAACAGGCGCAATTC GCCGGACCCTACAGAGATCATAACTTCCGTTTCCAATGGTCTTCTAGCTCACCTCATTCCTGTCTCGTCTGGTTATACCCTTTCTTCGTCCTGGCCAGCGCACGATTATGAGCCTTGGATCACCACTTTTGATATTGATGATCCGAAAACGGTGTGGTCAG GAGGTGATGACTGCAAACTGAAACGATGGGATCTGAGGGAGCCAAGTCGGCCAACGTTCGTCAATAAAAA TTTTGAGGCCGGAGTGACAACAATTACACCTTCTCCCCATACGCCTAATTTATTGGCTGTTGGCTC ATATGATGAGAACCTTCGCTTTTTTGATGCCCGCTCGGCTACGAAGCCCCTTTTAACCATCCCGATGGGTGGTGGTATCTGGCGGACTCGTTTCCACCCTTCTGCCGAAAGGGCAGGGGATCTTCTCGTGGCGTGTATGCATGCCGGCTTCAAGATTGTGCATATCTCTCAGGGTATGACAGGGGGTGATTGGGAAACAGATTATAACATGAATGGGTCAGTGGTAAAAACATTTGAAGAACATTCGTCTTTAGCATACGGTGCCGACTGGAGTAGATTGCCtatggaagaaggggaaagtCTTGTGGGCACATGCTCATTCTACGATCATACCATGCACCTTTGGCGGGGTTGA
- a CDS encoding uncharacterized protein (Similar to SGTC gene model, INSD accession EAL23189.1): protein MSTSSDSQYTELEGFNFTGGLPASSDLAPSVIFIIALLQYGLLLPLFLWRIITKQTRTTILIRPAIFILCRFGSLGLRAYMSKNNYGEGELIAELVMISVGPLFLIEPIISCWKRHIESDVAKADQPRWVRSLSITLRTGLFAAILTAIVGSSLIGNAIDDSSMMDTVNALRRASLILSMVVVAISFVATLLTHLHFSLTLRGSMWLYSLEACMLTVTVYKLAQFESSKPDAAARSIVPFWVLQILFEFIAFVLIVAIPIPQWFPGPDRNADFQDRDMETGSKPSMLSVQNNNSATLV, encoded by the exons ATGTCCACATCTTCAGATAGCCAGTATACGGAACTTGAAGGGTTTAATTTTACTGGAGGCCTACCCGCCTCTAGTGATCTGGCGCCTTCTGTAATTTTCATCATAGCT CTCCTGCAGTATGGCCTCCTTCTGCCTCTTTTCTTGTGGCGCATCATCACGAAGCAAACTCGCACGACTATTCTCATCCGTCCCGCAATTTTCATCCTTTGTCGATTTGGTTCACTAGGACTCCGGGCATACATGTCAAAGAACAACTATGGGGAGGGGGAACTCATTGCTGAACTGGTTATGATATCTGTTGGACCTCTTTTCCTTATCGAACCAATCATTTCATGTTGGAAACGTCATATCGAGTCGGATGTTGCCAAGGCAGATCAACCCAGATGGGTGAGATCGCTTTCAAT CACCCTTCGCACTGGCCTTTTCGCCGCCATTCTCACAGCTATCGTAGGCTCCTCCCTCATTGGAAATGCTATCGATGATTCGAGCATGATGGATACCGTGAACGCTCTGCGGAGGGCTAGCTTGATTCTTTCTATGG TTGTTGTTGCTATTAGCTTTGTGGCAACACTCCTCACCCACCTGCACTTCTCTCTCACACTGCGAGGCTCTATGTGGCTTTACTCCCTGGAGGCCTGCATGTTAACAGTGACGGTCTATAAGCTTGCGCAATTCGAGTCGAGCAAGCCTGATGCGGCTGCTCGATCAATAGTCCCCTTTTGGGTGCTACAAATTCTCTTTGAGTT TATCGCCTTTGTTCTCATTGTTGCCATTCCCATCCCGCAGTGGTTCCCAGGCCCCGACAGAAATGCTGACTTCCAGGATCGGGATATGGAGACGGGTTCGAAACCTTCTATGCTTTCGGTACAAAATAATAATTCAGCCACACTGGTCTGA
- a CDS encoding cyclohydrolase, putative (Similar to TIGR gene model, INSD accession AAW41055.1), translating into MAHSSPTQADLDILSLLTSDQSALGTRSFQSARLKPAPQPVSGKKKPIPRRDSPLDALMISAVLAGSGPITRHHFGHGLAKPGSYSTCDESRPASPAAARVIMKSTQAPRSERLRMEHEARAAVEKGAVDRKISEDQSDMTKIESQQAQATYDRAGKALSPPTSSVKDPSKRRMSIDPVPLTQTLRRASTSSFNFFHPHVNAVPQAIPGRIQVRCMARTRIPSPHGELFLHLYHNSHDAKEHLAILLDPIQLDADVRAAAPNSRKEIRSKSLDAVWRDGETEMERIVRGAYTGRLKAGATVCDNGEPVPSGIVGVEDIKPLVRIHSECFTGETIGSMRCDCGEQLDEAIHQIAESQRIPLPLVTPNSYTANSLSTSATFHPETSAYTHVPGRGVVIYLRQEGRGIGLLEKIRAYNLQDLGHDTVTANLMLGHGADERKYDIAAEILRDLGLAEEGIRLLTNNPEKVRGLASEGIKVVERVGMTPRSWQCGDDHSPENKDGTKEEKEYEDWRMRRAGVGLIGAGMASGPELEKYLRTKVERMGHIIDIPKNV; encoded by the exons ATGGCCCACTCATCACCCACTCAGGCAGATTTGGACATCTTGTCTCTCCTTACTTCTGACCAGTCTGCCCTCGGCACTCGATCATTTCAGTCCGCTCGCCTGAAACCCGCTCCACAGCCTGTCTcaggaaaaaaaaagccAATCCCTCGCAGAGATAGTCCCTTGGATGCTCTTATGATTAGTGCTGTGTTGGCGGGCAGTGGGCCCATTACTAGACATCATTTTGGCCATGGCCTCG CCAAACCGGGCTCATACTCTACTTGTGACGAATCACGCCCCGCCTCTCCTGCGGCCGCTCGAGTTATTATGAAATCAACCCAGGCGCCCCGGTCGGAAAGGCTTCGTATGGAGCACGAGGCAAGGGCTGCCGTCGAGAAGGGCGCGGTCGATCGAAAGATTTCAGAAGACCAATCAGATATGACCAAAATTGAGTCACAGCAGGCCCAGGCTACTTATGATCGGGCGGGGAAGGCTTTATCGCCGCCTACTTCGTCGGTCAAAGACCCTTcaaagaggaggatgtcTATAGACCCAGTGCCACTTACTCAAACCCTTCGGCGTGCTTCAACATCTTCATTCAACTTTTTTCATCCACATGTGAATGCCGTTCCACAGGCTATCCCTGGACGAATACAGGTACGGTGCATGGCACGCACCCGTATTCCTTCGCCTCATGGAGAACTCTTTCTGCATCTTTATCACAATTCGCACGATGCCAAAGAACACCTTGCGATTTTGTTGGACCCGATACAATTGGATGCTGATGTGCGAGCCGCCGCCCCAAATTCCAGGAAAGAGATCAGAAGTAAGAGTCTTGACGCGGTCTGGCGGGATGGGGAAACGGAAATGGAGAGGATAGTGAGAGGAGCTTATACGGGACGACTGAAAGCCGGTGCGACTGTATGTGATAACGGCGAACCTGTGCCTTCGGGAATTGTAGGTGTGGAAGATATCAAACCACTTGTGCGCATTCATTCGGAATGTTTCACTGGTGAAACGATAGGTTCCATGCGTTGTGACTGTGGCGAGCAATTGGACGAAGCGATCCATCAAATTGCCGAATCTCAGCGTATCCCCCTACCCTTGGTCACTCCCAATTCTTACACTGCAAATTCGCTCTCTACGTCAGCAACTTTTCATCCAGAAACGTCAGCTTATACTCACGTTCCCGGCCGAGGTGTTGTTATTTACTTGCGCCAGGAAGGCCGTGGCATTGGACTGTTGGAAAAAATCAGGGCGTACAACCTTCAAGACTTGGGGCATGACACTGTCACTGCCAATCTCATGTTAGGTCATGGCGCAGATGAGCGCAAATACGATATTGCTGCAGAAATTCTTCGTGATCTTGGACTCGCTGAGGAAGGTATTCGTCTTCTTACAAATAACCCTGAAAAGGTTCGTGGTCTTGCAAGTGAGGGGATAAAAGTAGTAGAAAGGGTCGGCATGACGCCCAGGAGCTGGCAGTGTGGAGACGACCATTCGCCTGAAAATAAAGACGGAAccaaggaagagaaagagtATGAGGATtggaggatgagaagagcTGGTGTAGGGTTGATTGGAGCGGGTATGGCTAGTGGACCAGAGCTGGAAAAGTATCTGAGGACCAAAGTGGAGAGAATGGGGCACA TAATCGATATACCCAAAAACGTCTAA
- a CDS encoding DNA ligase, putative (Similar to TIGR gene model, INSD accession AAW41053.1) — protein sequence MPVDTSVKKRTKLKAASITPPSKKFKQAAVIQQRPISSFFHSPAKSSVKAKEVIVIEDSDSDDYPQSSTQAATAHGGNGNLESSRNCDLQPPEEGQMSSLGYVKEKNGHDLASTSGIFHERLKATPNGTAISSLTEGQGSNDRVHYFSRNPKRITGDELAITSNIITSASKDSAEKIDFDHDPFTFDPSQIAATSWPKGRLPYSILVGVYGQVSSTKSRLAIIRILTNFLHLLMHTSPPDLTPCLYLLSNHLTPSYIHCDLGIGSSILSKSIQEVSGLQARDLKHLWQKYGDPGDVAFEARSKLRTLVQPAPLLAGEVYDKLLEISRVKGNNSGKIKNELVRKLLIRAKGEEVRFLVRSIIGNLRIGAVRLTLLTALARATTIIRLPADLKQSIIPLLRATVNADGNDKRSVITKARPDVARDTAETLCLDAIRIVRKVYVRHPNYGDLVAGLKEGVESLEDKVPVSVGIPLSPMLGSITRSMNEVFTRLGHLSFTAETKLDGQRGQLHVRLDGPEGKDDGGGRWVNADNGTKLWVRLFSRHLEDMTDKYPDICHLALELLSRPLPTERPPFPALSSQPSSRVLDLLNISNVTSVVMDTEIVALDKDNGNFRTFQELSNRGKKDVKMEDIKVVVGVFAFDLMVINDVSLLDLPFSHRRHLLHTLLPSFTPKSNQVGHPVARFTHVEYIDSANLTDPAAELQTFFERVVEKKCEGLMVKLLENGEGLAGEDATEDDLDRERGQEIKSEQKNGGRNKRQPLPATYEPDQRSQGWLKVKKDYLEGLGDSLDLVPIGAWWGQGRKAGWWSPILLACHNPDSGALEAVCKCMSGFSDAFYKDLSKRYPAEGMPGKCSKIAPLGFVNTNGLIPDVWFEPSEVWEIKGADITLSPVYPAASSHLGSERGLSVRFPRFIRMRDDKKWEDAMTSDQLADMYRRQMKESETTTKD from the exons ATGCCCGTTGATACCAGCGTCAAAAAGCGGACGAAACTCAAGGCAGCATCCATCACACCGCCCAGTAAGAAGTTCAAGCAAGCGGCCGTCATCCAGCAACGTCCAATATCGTCTTTCTTTCATTCACCTGCTAAAAGCAGTGTCAAGGCCAAAGAGGTCATTGTCATAGAGGATTCAGATTCCGATGATTATCCCCAGTCCTCGACGCAGGCGGCGACAGCACATGGCGGGAATGGTAATTTGGAATCCTCCAGAAACTGCGATCTCCAACCACCTGAAGAAGGTCAGATGAGCTCCCTAGGATATGTGAAGGAGAAAAATGGACATGATCTGGCCAGTACTTCAGGAATTTTTCATGAAAGACTAAAGGCAACGCCTAATGGAACGGCTATCTCATCACTAACGGAAGGACAAGGATCAAATGATCGAGTACACTACTTCTCCCGAAACCCCAAGAGAATAACGGGCGACGAACTTGCTATTACCTCCAATATCATTACATCTGCTTCAAAGGACTCGGCTGAAAAGATAGATTTTGATCACGATCCATTCACCTTCGATCCGTCCCAAATTGCAGCAACTTCTTGGCCTAAGGGTCGTCTACCATACAGTATTCTCGTCGGTGTGTATGGACAGGTTTCCAGTACAAAATCACGACTAGCTATCATACGAATCTTGACGAA TTTCCTTCATTTGCTCATGCATACTTCACCACCAGATTTAACACCTTGCCTTTATCTCCTTTCCAATCACCTTACCCCTTCCTATATTCATTGCGATCTTGGCATTGGATCTTCTATACTGTCAAAAAGTATACAAGAAGTCTCGGGTCTTCAGGCTCGAGATCTCAAACACCTATGGCAAAAATATGGCGATCCTGGTGATGTCGCTTTCGAAGCGAGAAGTAAACTACGAACATTAGTGCAGCCAGCCCCACTTCTGGCGGGGGAAGTGTACGATAAGTTGTTGGAAATTTCGAGAGTGAAGGGGAATAATAGCGGAAAAATTAAAAATGAGCTAGTCAGGAAGTTGTTGATCCGGGccaaaggagaagaagttAGATTTCTTGTCCGAAGCATAATAGGCAACTTGAGG ATAGGTGCCGTTAGACTT ACTCTTTTGACCGCCTTGGCACGCGCCACGACCATAATACGGCTTCCAGCTGACCTTAAACAGTCTATAATACCCCTCTTAAGGGCCACAGTCAACGCTGACGGAAATGATAAACGCTCAGTCATTACAAAGGCCCGACCAGACGTCGCTCGCGACACCGCTGAGACTCTCTGTCTGGATGCCATACGCATAGTGCGGAAAGTGTATGTGCGACATCCAAATTACGGAGACCTTGTCGCTGGCCTCAAGGAAGGAGTTGAAAGTTTGGAGGATAAAGTGCCTGTGAGCGTTGGGATCCCACTGTCTCCCATGCTAGGGTCCATCACAAGATCAATGAATGAAGTGTTCACGAGATTAGGGCATCTTTCGTTTACAGCAGAGACTAAACTAGATGGTCAGAGAGGACAGCTTCATGTCAGACTGGATGGTCCTGAAGGAAAAGATGATGGCGGGGGTAGATGGGTTAATGCGGATAACGGGACCAAACTTTGGGTTAGACTATTCAGCAG GCATTTGGAAGATATGACCGACAAGTACCCCGATATCTGTCACCTAGCTCTTGAACTTCTCTCGCGACCTCTTCCGACAGAACGGCCGCCATTCCCGGCGCTTTCCAGTCAACCTTCGTCAAGAGTCCTCGACTTGCTGAACATAAGTAATGTCACATCAGTGGTCATGGATACCGAAATTGTAGCTTTGGATAAAGATAACGGTAACTTCCGAACCTTCCAGGAGCTATCCAACAGAGGGAAAAAAGACGTGAAAATGGAGGACATCAAAGTTGTAGTTGGGGTTTTTGCCTTTGACTTGATGGTCATCAATGACGTG TCATTACTGGACCTCCCTTTTTCACATCGAAGGCATCTCCTTCACACTCTGCTCCCCTCTTTCACTCCCAAATCAAATCAAGTTGGACACCCTGTGGCACGCTTTACACACGTCGAATACATTGACTCTGCCAATCTCACCGATCCTGCTGCGGAGTTGCAAACATTCTTCGAAAGGGTTGTAGAAAAAAAATGCGAAGGCTTGATGGTCAAATTATTAGAAAATGGTGAAGGCTTGGCAGGGGAAGATGCAACAGAAGATGATTTAGATCGTGAAAGGGGCCAGGAAATTAAGTCGGAGCAGAAAAACGGGGGTAGGAACAAGCGTCAACCTCTTCCCGCCACCTATGAGCCAGATCAGCGCAGTCAAGGTTGGCTCAAGGTAAAGAAAG ATTATCTTGAAGGGTTAGGGGATTCTCTCGATCTCGTACCCATTGGCGCATGGTGGGGTCAAGGCCGTAAAGCGGGTTGGTGGAGTCCTATCCTCTTAGCCTGCCACAACCCTGACAGTGGCGCCCTGGAAGCAGTCTGCAAATGCATGTCTG GTTTTTCAGATGCATTTTACAAAGATCTTAGCAAGCGTTATCCCGCTGAAGGAATGCCCGGCAAATGCAGCAAGATAGCACCTCTTGGATTCGTAAATACAAATGGTTTGATACCAGACGTGTGGTTTGAGCCTAGCGAAGTATGGGAGATTAAAGGCGCCGA TATCACCCTCTCTCCCGTCTATCCGGCGGCTTCGTCGCATCTTGGATCTGAAAGGGGGTTGAGTGTCCGATTTCCTCGTTTCATACGCATGCGAGATGACAAGAAATGGGAGGACGCTATGACGAGTGATCAACTTGCCGACATGTACAGGCGCCAGATGAAGGAAAGCGAGACGACAACCAAAGACTAG
- a CDS encoding uncharacterized protein (Similar to TIGR gene model, INSD accession AAW41049.1), producing the protein MLAETAYTTPALSTKKRKRMDQTSSHPLPTNHELSGWTYHLEILQEPLRARACGFGNKDRRPLTPPPIIRLWIRDALGNQVDPNTVDSNTLVLQIDLCSADGHEGRNVVRHPAGPGNAPAVVSMGENARPGHVDSSTLPPIATAVTDQPYEDTSTDHSSWSKQYALGSSDRTTPGWTYQDNFASSSHVAGTRPLIARQVRTPTRPSTAPSSRPPAWSLDVSRRPLNEEVLPPISALAEDLRHSSGHSWFPDPHNDMQRPTSSSSLRSRPHTSHSTDLSTAPTDYSIGRPTTTSSTTSWHLPLNSEYKGYGSQAAEDSETDPGGGPDDSKVPTSSAETQTSPRPFLPGYFTERFSLYDSPRLPNSYHNPHYPPNVALIKDWDSLHSPDLNTKKEIPCIAPASAASTLVLVGKRHTPCNKLKDEHGQLGLFFFATDLGVRTEGRFCLRMKIMDLSLFLRAPNPGDSVPILAETVSQPIEVYSAKRFPGVIPTTKLTRLFAAQGIKLAVRESHKQKYRNKESLDMDVQDGIDEDEDGQ; encoded by the exons ATGCTCGCCGAGACTGCCTACACAACGCCTGCACTTTCAAcaaagaaaaggaagagaatggACCAAACATCCAGCCATCCTTTACCGACAAACCATGAACTTTCT GGATG GACATACCATCTTGAGATCTTACAAGAGCCTCTAAGGGCCAGAGCTTGCGGTTTCGGTAATAAG GATCGCAGACCTCTTACGCCTCCTCCTATCATACGACTGTGGATTCGGGATGCGTTAGGAAATCAGGTGGATCCCAA CACAGTGGATTCCAACACCTTAGTCCTTCAGATCGACCTATGTTCGGCTGACGGGCACGAAGGAAGAAATGTGGTAAGACAtccagctggacctggtAATGCTCCTGCAGTCGTTTCAATGGGTGAAAATGCCAGGCCGGGTCATGTAGATTCTTCAACTCTTCCACCTATAGCCACAGCGGTGACTGATCAGCCCTATGAGGATA CCAGCACGGACCATTCTTCATGGTCTAAGCAATATGCCTTAGGATCTTCCGACAGGACTACTCCAGGATGGACCTACCAGGATAACTTCGCCTCTTCATCACACGTTGCAGGAACTCGCCCTCTCATCGCTCGACAGGTACGCACTCCCACTCGACCTTCCACCGCGCCCTCTTCGCGTCCTCCCGCATGGAGCCTTGATGTTTCTCGGCGGCCACTGAATGAGGAAGTCCTTCCTCCGATTTCTGCTCTTGCAGAGGATCTTCGCCACTCATCTGGACACTCCTGGTTTCCTGACCCACACAATGATATGCAAAGGCCGACAAGTAGCAGTTCTTTGCGGAGCCGTCCTCATACATCCCACTCGACTGATTTGAGTACAGCTCCCACTGATTATTCAATTGGGAGACCTACAACCACAAGTTCCACCACTAGCTGGCACTTACCTCTCAATTCTGAGTACAAAGGTTATGGAAGCCAAGCCGCTGAAGATTCAGAAACCGACCCTGGAGGAGGACCTGATGATTCTAAAGTGCCCACGTCATCGGCGGAAACGCAAACATCACCTAGACCTTTTCTTCCAGGGTATTTTACCGAACGATTCTCTCTCTACGATTCGCCCCGATTACCGAATTCGTACCACAACCCCCATTATCCGCCGAATGTCGCGTTGATCAAGGACTGGGACTCTTTGCATAGTCCAGACCTAAATACTAAGAAAGAAATCCCCTGTATCGCACCAGCAAGCGCTGCGTCGACTTTGGTTTTGGTTGGCAAACGTCACACCCCTTGTAACAAACTCAAAGATGAACATGGACAATTAGGTCTATTTTTCTTCGCCACGGATTTGGGAGTACGGACGGAGGGGAGGTTCTGCCTGCGAATGAAGATTATGGATCTCAGCTT GTTCTTACGCGCTCCGAACCCTGGCGATAGCGTGCCCATATTGGCGGAGACTGTTAGTCAACCAATAGAGGTATA CTCTGCAAAACGCTTCCCGGGAGTCATACCCACTACTAAATTAACTCGTTTGTTTGCTGCGCAGGGAATCAAACTGGCTGTGAGAGAAAGTCACAAGCAAAAGTACCGCAACAAAGAGAGCCTGGATATGGATGTTCAAGATGGAATcgacgaagatgaagatggtCAATGA